The following proteins are co-located in the Ursus arctos isolate Adak ecotype North America unplaced genomic scaffold, UrsArc2.0 scaffold_13, whole genome shotgun sequence genome:
- the HSF2 gene encoding heat shock factor protein 2 isoform X3, translated as MKQSSNVPAFLSKLWTLVEETHTNEFITWSQNGQSFLVLDEQRFAKEILPKYFKHNNMASFVRQLNMYGFRKVVHIDSGIVKQERDGPVEFQHPYFKQGQDDLLENIKRKVSSSKPEENKIRQEDLTKIISSAQKVQIKQETIESRLSELKSENESLWKEVSELRAKHAQQQQVIRKIVQFIVTLVQNNQLVSLKRKRPLLLNTNGAQKKNLFQHIVKEPADNHHHKVPHSRAEGLKARERISDDIIIYDVTDDNADEENIPVIPETNEDVISDPSNCSQYPDIVIVEDDNEDEYAPVIQSGDQNEPARESLSSGSDGTSPLMSSAVQLNGSSSLTTEDPVTMMDSILNDNINLLGKVELLDYLDSIDCSLEDFQAMLSGRQFSIDPDLLVDLFTSSVQMNPTDYINNTKSENKGLETTKNNVVQPVSEEGRKSKSKTA; from the exons aaTGGCCAGAGTTTTCTGGTTTTGGATGAACAAAGATTTGCAAAAGAAATTCTTCCCAAATATTTCAAGCACAATAATATGGCAAGCTTTGTGAGGCAACTGAATATGT ATGGTTTCCGTAAGGTTGTGCATATTGACTCCGGAATTGTAAAGCAGGAACGAGATGGTCCTGTTGAATTTCAGCATCCTTACTTCAAACAAGGCCAAGATGACTTGTTGGAGAACATTAAAAGGAAG GTTTCATCttcaaaaccagaagaaaataagaTTCGTCAGGAAgatttaacaaaaattataagtAGTGCTCAGAAGGttcaaataaaacaagaaactaTTGAGTCCAGGCTTTCTGAATTAAAAAG TGAGAATGAGTCCCTTTGGAAGGAGGTGTCAGAATTACGAGCAAAACATGCACAACAGCAGCAAGTTATTCGAAAG attGTCCAGTTTATCGTTACATTGGTTCAGAATAACCAACTTGTGAGTTTAAAACGTAAAAG GCCTCTACTTCTAAATACTAATGGAGCCCAAAAGAAGAATCTGTTTCAGCATATAGTCAAAGAACCAGCTGATAATCACCATCATAaa gttccacacaGTAGGGCTGAAGGTTTAAAGGCAAGGGAGCGGATTTCAGATGATATTATTATTTATGATGTAACTGATGATAatgcagatgaagaaaatatCCCAGTTATTCCAGAAACTAATGAGGATGTTATATCTGATCCCTCCAA CTGTAGCCAATACCCTGATATTGTCATTGTTGAAGATGACAATGAAGATGAGTATGCACCTGTCATTCAGAGTGGAGATCAGAATGAACCAGCCAGAGAATCCCTAAGTTCAGGCAGTGATGGCACCAGTCCTCTCATGTCTAGTGCTGTCCAGCTAAATGGCTCATCTAGTCTGACCACAGAAGATCCTGTGACCATGATGgattccattttaaatgataaCATCAATCTTCTGGGAAA GGTCGAGCTGTTGGATTATCTTGACAGTATTGATTGCAGCTTAGAGGACTTCCAGGCCATGCTGTCAGGAAGACAGTTTAGCATAGACCCAGATCTCCTGGTTGAT cttttcactagTTCTGTGCAGATGAATCCCACAGATTACATCAATAATACAAAA tctgAGAATAAAGGATTAGAAACTACCAAGAACAATGTAGTTCAGCCAGtttcagaagagggaagaaaatctaAATCCAAAACAG CCTGA
- the HSF2 gene encoding heat shock factor protein 2 isoform X2 produces MKQSSNVPAFLSKLWTLVEETHTNEFITWSQNGQSFLVLDEQRFAKEILPKYFKHNNMASFVRQLNMYGFRKVVHIDSGIVKQERDGPVEFQHPYFKQGQDDLLENIKRKVSSSKPEENKIRQEDLTKIISSAQKVQIKQETIESRLSELKSENESLWKEVSELRAKHAQQQQVIRKIVQFIVTLVQNNQLVSLKRKRPLLLNTNGAQKKNLFQHIVKEPADNHHHKVPHSRAEGLKARERISDDIIIYDVTDDNADEENIPVIPETNEDVISDPSNCSQYPDIVIVEDDNEDEYAPVIQSGDQNEPARESLSSGSDGTSPLMSSAVQLNGSSSLTTEDPVTMMDSILNDNINLLGKVELLDYLDSIDCSLEDFQAMLSGRQFSIDPDLLVDSENKGLETTKNNVVQPVSEEGRKSKSKTDKQLIQYTAFPLLAFLDGNPASTVEQGSTASSEVMSSVDKPIEVDELLDSSLDPEPTQSKLVRLEPLTEAEASEATLFYLCELAPAPLDSDMPLLDS; encoded by the exons aaTGGCCAGAGTTTTCTGGTTTTGGATGAACAAAGATTTGCAAAAGAAATTCTTCCCAAATATTTCAAGCACAATAATATGGCAAGCTTTGTGAGGCAACTGAATATGT ATGGTTTCCGTAAGGTTGTGCATATTGACTCCGGAATTGTAAAGCAGGAACGAGATGGTCCTGTTGAATTTCAGCATCCTTACTTCAAACAAGGCCAAGATGACTTGTTGGAGAACATTAAAAGGAAG GTTTCATCttcaaaaccagaagaaaataagaTTCGTCAGGAAgatttaacaaaaattataagtAGTGCTCAGAAGGttcaaataaaacaagaaactaTTGAGTCCAGGCTTTCTGAATTAAAAAG TGAGAATGAGTCCCTTTGGAAGGAGGTGTCAGAATTACGAGCAAAACATGCACAACAGCAGCAAGTTATTCGAAAG attGTCCAGTTTATCGTTACATTGGTTCAGAATAACCAACTTGTGAGTTTAAAACGTAAAAG GCCTCTACTTCTAAATACTAATGGAGCCCAAAAGAAGAATCTGTTTCAGCATATAGTCAAAGAACCAGCTGATAATCACCATCATAaa gttccacacaGTAGGGCTGAAGGTTTAAAGGCAAGGGAGCGGATTTCAGATGATATTATTATTTATGATGTAACTGATGATAatgcagatgaagaaaatatCCCAGTTATTCCAGAAACTAATGAGGATGTTATATCTGATCCCTCCAA CTGTAGCCAATACCCTGATATTGTCATTGTTGAAGATGACAATGAAGATGAGTATGCACCTGTCATTCAGAGTGGAGATCAGAATGAACCAGCCAGAGAATCCCTAAGTTCAGGCAGTGATGGCACCAGTCCTCTCATGTCTAGTGCTGTCCAGCTAAATGGCTCATCTAGTCTGACCACAGAAGATCCTGTGACCATGATGgattccattttaaatgataaCATCAATCTTCTGGGAAA GGTCGAGCTGTTGGATTATCTTGACAGTATTGATTGCAGCTTAGAGGACTTCCAGGCCATGCTGTCAGGAAGACAGTTTAGCATAGACCCAGATCTCCTGGTTGAT tctgAGAATAAAGGATTAGAAACTACCAAGAACAATGTAGTTCAGCCAGtttcagaagagggaagaaaatctaAATCCAAAACAG ATAAGCAGCTTATCCAGTACACTGCCTTTCCACTTCTTGCATTCCTCGATGGGAACCCTGCTTCTACTGTTGAACAGGGGAGTACAGCATCATCAGAAGTTATGTCCTCTGTAGATAAACCCATAGAAGTTGATGAGCTTCTGGATAGCAGCCTAGATCCAGAGCCAACCCAGAGTAAGCTTGTTCGCCTGGAGCCATTGACTGAAGCCGAAGCTAGTGAAGCCACACTGTTTTATTTATGTGAACTTGCTCCTGCACCTCTGGATAGTGATATGCCACTTTTAGATAGCTAA
- the HSF2 gene encoding heat shock factor protein 2 isoform X1, with amino-acid sequence MKQSSNVPAFLSKLWTLVEETHTNEFITWSQNGQSFLVLDEQRFAKEILPKYFKHNNMASFVRQLNMYGFRKVVHIDSGIVKQERDGPVEFQHPYFKQGQDDLLENIKRKVSSSKPEENKIRQEDLTKIISSAQKVQIKQETIESRLSELKSENESLWKEVSELRAKHAQQQQVIRKIVQFIVTLVQNNQLVSLKRKRPLLLNTNGAQKKNLFQHIVKEPADNHHHKVPHSRAEGLKARERISDDIIIYDVTDDNADEENIPVIPETNEDVISDPSNCSQYPDIVIVEDDNEDEYAPVIQSGDQNEPARESLSSGSDGTSPLMSSAVQLNGSSSLTTEDPVTMMDSILNDNINLLGKVELLDYLDSIDCSLEDFQAMLSGRQFSIDPDLLVDLFTSSVQMNPTDYINNTKSENKGLETTKNNVVQPVSEEGRKSKSKTDKQLIQYTAFPLLAFLDGNPASTVEQGSTASSEVMSSVDKPIEVDELLDSSLDPEPTQSKLVRLEPLTEAEASEATLFYLCELAPAPLDSDMPLLDS; translated from the exons aaTGGCCAGAGTTTTCTGGTTTTGGATGAACAAAGATTTGCAAAAGAAATTCTTCCCAAATATTTCAAGCACAATAATATGGCAAGCTTTGTGAGGCAACTGAATATGT ATGGTTTCCGTAAGGTTGTGCATATTGACTCCGGAATTGTAAAGCAGGAACGAGATGGTCCTGTTGAATTTCAGCATCCTTACTTCAAACAAGGCCAAGATGACTTGTTGGAGAACATTAAAAGGAAG GTTTCATCttcaaaaccagaagaaaataagaTTCGTCAGGAAgatttaacaaaaattataagtAGTGCTCAGAAGGttcaaataaaacaagaaactaTTGAGTCCAGGCTTTCTGAATTAAAAAG TGAGAATGAGTCCCTTTGGAAGGAGGTGTCAGAATTACGAGCAAAACATGCACAACAGCAGCAAGTTATTCGAAAG attGTCCAGTTTATCGTTACATTGGTTCAGAATAACCAACTTGTGAGTTTAAAACGTAAAAG GCCTCTACTTCTAAATACTAATGGAGCCCAAAAGAAGAATCTGTTTCAGCATATAGTCAAAGAACCAGCTGATAATCACCATCATAaa gttccacacaGTAGGGCTGAAGGTTTAAAGGCAAGGGAGCGGATTTCAGATGATATTATTATTTATGATGTAACTGATGATAatgcagatgaagaaaatatCCCAGTTATTCCAGAAACTAATGAGGATGTTATATCTGATCCCTCCAA CTGTAGCCAATACCCTGATATTGTCATTGTTGAAGATGACAATGAAGATGAGTATGCACCTGTCATTCAGAGTGGAGATCAGAATGAACCAGCCAGAGAATCCCTAAGTTCAGGCAGTGATGGCACCAGTCCTCTCATGTCTAGTGCTGTCCAGCTAAATGGCTCATCTAGTCTGACCACAGAAGATCCTGTGACCATGATGgattccattttaaatgataaCATCAATCTTCTGGGAAA GGTCGAGCTGTTGGATTATCTTGACAGTATTGATTGCAGCTTAGAGGACTTCCAGGCCATGCTGTCAGGAAGACAGTTTAGCATAGACCCAGATCTCCTGGTTGAT cttttcactagTTCTGTGCAGATGAATCCCACAGATTACATCAATAATACAAAA tctgAGAATAAAGGATTAGAAACTACCAAGAACAATGTAGTTCAGCCAGtttcagaagagggaagaaaatctaAATCCAAAACAG ATAAGCAGCTTATCCAGTACACTGCCTTTCCACTTCTTGCATTCCTCGATGGGAACCCTGCTTCTACTGTTGAACAGGGGAGTACAGCATCATCAGAAGTTATGTCCTCTGTAGATAAACCCATAGAAGTTGATGAGCTTCTGGATAGCAGCCTAGATCCAGAGCCAACCCAGAGTAAGCTTGTTCGCCTGGAGCCATTGACTGAAGCCGAAGCTAGTGAAGCCACACTGTTTTATTTATGTGAACTTGCTCCTGCACCTCTGGATAGTGATATGCCACTTTTAGATAGCTAA